The following proteins are encoded in a genomic region of Syngnathoides biaculeatus isolate LvHL_M chromosome 15, ASM1980259v1, whole genome shotgun sequence:
- the ctsl.1 gene encoding cathepsin L.1 has product MAADSHLTERAAGHIRSHYITKKSLKSSPPSPTELQLAHSRTHADTEADEMKLLLPLAAAFLAVAGSASVSLEDLEFHAWKLKFGKFYSSPSEESQRKTIWMSNRRLVLVHNIMADQGIKSYRLGMTFFADLENEEYKQMVSHRCLRHFNTSTPRGGSTFLPLPLGADLPQTVDWRKKGYVTKVKDQKQCGSCWAFSTTGSLEGQTFRKTGKLVSLSEQQLVDCSGEFGNMGCNGGLMDDAFRYIQSNGGIDTEESYPYEAENGKCRYNPANIGATCTGYVDVKSGDEGALKEAVATVGPVSIAIDASHESFQFYESGVYDEPECSSTELDHGVLAVGYGTDNGRDYWLVKNSWGQQWGDKGYIMMSRNKRNQCGIATSASYPLV; this is encoded by the exons ATG GCTGCTGACAGCCACCTGACTGAACGCGCTGCAGGTCATATACGGAGTCACTATATAACAAAAAAATCGCTGAAATCGAGCCCGCCGTCGCCTACGGAACTTCAACTCGCTCACTCGCGCACACACGCCGACACTGAAGCAG ACGAGATGAAGTTGCTGCTGCCGCTTGCTGCTGCTTTTCTGGCCGTGGCCGGCAGCGCCAGCGTCTCTCTGGAGGATCTGGAGTTCCACGCTTGGAAGCTCAAGTTTG GGAAGTTCTACAGCTCCCCGTCGGAGGAGTCCCAACGCAAGACCATCTGGATGAGCAACCGTCGACTGGTCCTTGTGCACAACATCATGGCCGATCAGGGCATCAAGTCCTACCGCCTTGGCATGACCTTCTTTGCCGATCTG GAAAACGAGGAGTACAAGCAGATGGTTTCCCACAGATGTCTCCGGCACTTCAACACGTCCACACCTCGGGGCGGTTCCACATTCCTGCCACTGCCCCTCGGAGCTGACCTTCCACAGACTGTGgactggaggaaaaagggaTACGTCACTAAGGTCAAGGATCAGAAGCAGTGCGGCTCTTGCTGGGCCTTCAGCACA ACGGGGTCTTTGGAGGGTCAGACCTTCAGGAAGACGGGCAAGCTGGTGTCTCTGAGCGAGCAGCAGTTGGTCGACTGCTCCGGCGAGTTTGGCAACATGGGATGCAACGGAGGCCTCATGGACGACGCTTTCCGCTACATCCAGAGTAACGGGGGAATTGACACGGAGGAGTCGTACCCTTACGAGGCTGAG AACGGAAAGTGTCGCTACAACCCAGCCAACATCGGCGCCACATGCACGGGTTACGTCGATGTGAAAAGTGGCGACGAAGGCGCGTTGAAGGAAGCCGTGGCGACAGTCGGCCCCGTGTCGATCGCGATTGATGCGTCGCATGAATCGTTCCAGTTTTATGAATCAG GCGTGTATGACGAGCCAGAGTGCAGCAGCACTGAGTTAGATCACGGAGTCCTGGCTGTAGGTTACGGCACTGACAACGGACGCGACTACTGGCTGGTCAAGAACAG CTGGGGTCAACAGTGGGGAGACAAGGGCTACATCATGATGAGCAGGAACAAACGCAACCAGTGTGGAATCGCGACCTCTGCGAGCTACCCGTTAGTGTGA